A region of the Clupea harengus chromosome 7, Ch_v2.0.2, whole genome shotgun sequence genome:
GCTGGACGTACCGGCCTGTGGGTTGATGAAGTCGGTGAAAATGGAGTTGCTGGTGGCGTGCAGGAAGGACGGCTCATCCTTCACCTTCTGCCACAGACTCAGCACCTCGTTCAGCTCGTGCTGCACACGCTCAATGTTCACATACTCCATCCAcacctcctgaaacacacacacacacacacacacacacacacacaaacatgatgtACATGGCCACATttgatcaaaacacacacacacaaacatgacatatattgtgtttatacatgtattacccacacacatagacacatgaacacagttCCATATAGCAACAAATTtccaaaccacaaacacaaacattatacTTACACATGATCATATACATTACTGTACATTATAAGTACGCTACATGTTATCAGCACAaccacatatgcgcacacacacactcacacactcacacacactcacactcacactcacactcacactcacacactcacacacacacagtgtgaaagGGTAATTTCCCTTGTTGATAGTGCCAGCAGCCCTACCTGCTGTCTCTGCATGATTTTGGCCAGCTTGTGAGCATCATACTGCTTTGGCAGAGAGGGCAGGTACACTTCCCGATTCTGTAGGTTTTCATCATCCAGCCACATGGCAAAGACACCAAAGAGCCTATGACAGGAGAAAATAAGCTTAATTTAAGATGGGTTCATGTTGTCTGAAGTAATTAAGGAGTAAaaagtacgagaaaatgtgtgttatttcatttaatttacattACAATATGTATGCagactagggctgtcagcgttaacgcgttaatctatgcgattaatgcggccgcgattaacgcgatagaatattttaacgcaattaacgcaactttaaaaaaatatatatatattttttttttttaaatgcctttatttggataggacatggagttatgacaggaagcgaggcagagaagaggattgggaattacatcaggccagacttttttttttttttctatcagacattttatgggagcgatgagggacaggtggggcttgaatagccccccttgttcaaagtagggaaagacagaaaaagtttgagaaccactgtggtagttgaagatggagagagctgagggattgttgggcggaaagtctctgtttaagagccaaaatgatggaacaatcgacaaaactaaagttgtatgtagcatttgtcaagctgaatttagctatcacagaagcagctcgtcttgaagttatcaccttaatgcaaagcacctgacagaaagcagtcccaggttagatgatcgccaacccacactccatgacttctctaggaaaataactagacgagtccgtgaaaaggttgccatttgggttgccggtgactgtcggcccatcaacatagttgaggacagtgggctgattgaggtgattcgaattgcttcaggggaaattcttacgatttaccgtcgaggggcaacattgtgtttaaaaaaaaaaactacaattaaacaacagtgtctaaaatacacgctgtatgaagtgattactcgttcatttataagatttagtcttaagaagaaaaaaaacttttaatcgcgattaatcgattaaattaattaattaatcgaTAAACTtgtaatcgcgattaatttcaaaatgtgcgattcattagttaattttttttaatctattgacagccctaatgcAGACATTTCATCATTCCAGAATATTCCTTCAGTGTTATGTGTCTGTGGCTTAGAAGTACCTGACGAGCTCGATGTGCAGTTCAGGGGAGGTCATGCACTGAGTGATTGGGGTTCCGGGCAGGGACTCCCCGTCTCCCAGGCCCTCGCTGGGGGAGCGCGGCACCTTCAGGGCCTTGCTGGCGGCGTGGTGGAAGTCGGACACCTCCACCAGCCGCTGTGCCAGGTCCTTCAGCAAGGACACGTGGGCCGAGGTGTGAAAGTACCGCTTCCCAATGCAGCCCTTTGCCTCCAGCCTGAAGAAAACCCACGCAAGAGATGCATGTAGCAGTAATGCATATGACATATGACAAAGAGATGTATGACTTGTATTCAACTCGAAAGACCTTCTTGAGCATCTTTGGTTTGCACTGTATGCAATGGAATAATCACAGTGAATGTTGCAGTgaccatcacaacacaaaagataccactgctctctctctgtcagtgaaTTCTAATGAATCTcacaaatatatttgtatttcgtTTTTTATCTCTTCCGCTTTCGAGGAGGATATCGCTCTAAGTGTGAGCCCTAAGCTGTAGCCATGAGAGAGTAGCAAAGGCAGCAGGCAGCCAACATGTCTTTACCCAAACTCTGGGCCAGGTTGGCGCAGGTAGAGCTGCAGGAACCTCTGCCAGACCAGCGGCAGGAGCGGGTGGTCGGCGGGCGTGGCCAGGGCCTGCTGGGCCCAGCGGTAGACCATCATCCTCTGCAGGGAGGGCACCACGTGAATCTTCAGACGCACCTGAGCTTTCTGTCCACAGCGGAAACAATTATGTTTTGGTTACTGAGCTATCTGATGGTGGACATAAGACCACGCACGCATTATGCCTTACTATTAACACCGAGCGGGGATCCTATGTTCCCtttatagaatatatatatattaatatcacACTGTGCATAATATCACACTGTGAATATTTACAAAAATACGGCTGGTGCAATGTTAAATGAACACTGAAGTACCATTACAACATGTTGGGCTCGAGTTACATGCATGTGGAGGTAAGGCTACATAATTAATGGTAATGTCAGTCTGAAGTCATAGTTCATTCTTGGGTGGTGTATAATAAATAGCCTGCTATAGGCTGCACCTTGAGGGCTTGGTCTGGGTGTATGGCAGGGCTTGACAGGAGCTCATGTTCCACACAGCGCCGCAGCTGGGAGTCCTCTTCGAAGATGGTCTCCATGTTCAACACCAGCCAAGCAAACCACACCTAGGCAAACACAGAGGGCAGTGTGATTGGGGAGAAAAGTTAAACAACATCAGGCAGAGAAATTAAACTGAAAGCTGGGTCAAAGTAGCAATCTGGATTTGGTGACGTATTTGTCTGGAGTAAACTGGCCAACTCTAGGCTCAAATCCTCAATCTTCAGTGCTCGAACATGAAATCACACTGGAAATATCCACTCGGCTAAGACACCATCTGAAGGTTTGGCTGCAATTCTATAGGGAGCTACACTGCAAAGCCCTAACTAGCTCGTCTCAGTTGCAGTTGAGAGGACAGCTGCTGTCAAGGACAGTTCAATTATTTATGAGTATTAACATACAGGGTGTGTACGACAGCAGAGGACTATAGAATGTGTAGCATATATCTGTAGTTGAGCCACAGGATGTTGCAACACGTTAGAAATATCAGTAAACAGGAAGAATGCAGCAAAGGAGTGTTTTGTGAAGTATGCTTTTAGAAGTTAACAATATTTCAAAAATTATTATTGTCATTCTTTAACATGTTGAAAGCTGTGGGTAACAAGAGAACACTAATGGGACTTGCCTCTTCAGTCATGGCGTTGCCTTCAATAAAGGAAGGGGTCACATTTCCAGCCACTATCCAGCCCATCAGTGATGACAGAAGGCCTTTGTCTCCATGGTAACCTAAGGCATTCTGAAGAAATGAAGTCAATGTCAGCAATTATCCGCCACACTGgtcaacaaatacaaaaacccTGATCCCTTGGATCACAACTGGGGACACCCAATCCTGCATCCATTTGCGACTCTAATCTGCCCTACCTGTCAAAAGCTGACGATGCATGGAGCAAGATTTTGGACAATACTGACTGGCAACATTACACAGACATATTGGCTGAGCAATTTGTTATGGGAATTGGCCTATTGACATCGCCCCAAGTGTTACTGGAATATCACTATCGTAATGTTGAGCTGCATCTATGCTTGATTTGGTGAGTCTGGCATGCTGTACTTCGGCTGTGGGTAAAAAAGCAAGTGGAAATCTGGCTGTGCTACCTTATGCTGTTGATAGAGAATTTTCTGAAGGCACTCCTCATGCTGATGCAGGAAAGCTGCCCGGCTCAGGTGATCCAGAAGGTAGAGCACGGTCTTGTCCCGGTACCAGACGTTCTGCTCCGTTAGAACCTGCACCCAGAACTCCAGAACCGCAGCCGCTCCCACACGGCCAGCTCTAGAACTCTCCAGGATATGGACCTGGTGGGAAAATCCAATACATCCATTGGAGGTCATTGAAGTGCTAAATGTTTATTTACATACTAGAGTACCAGTTGGATTGTACACTGGAAGCCATTTTGGCTCGGGATCAGTATTGTCAGACTTTGCGCCTCTAGAGACTTTTTGACGTCCAACAccacaaagaaaaaacaaatcGAATTAGTGCCTTTCACAAACGCTGTGTTGACTTTGTAAGGTACTCATTAGAACTGGAAAGTGAGGCCCTTTGCACAGTACATTTTTCCATCTTCTCAGATCCATCAGGTTTCCTTGTGCATATATATAAAACCACTGCGTAACCAGAGATCTTGGAAAGCCCCAGGAGCCTGTTTTTCTGGGGGCATCTGATGTCACCCATCATGTGACCCCTACCTGAATGACACTGTTGAGGAGCTTGATGTTCTCGCCGTGGGAAGTTCCGATGAGGTGCTGGGCCACCTTGTGGGTGACCTGCTGGGTCACGCCCTGGGGGGTCCCGCTATCCAGCTGTAGAAACATCTGGAGGCAGCTCAGGAATCTGGCGTGTCAAAGAGCATGTGTCAGAGGCGTATCTCCACTCAATAACACCTAAATAATCTCACCCAATGACATTTAAAGTCTTTTTGGAGTCCAAACATTTGTACAACAGTGGAGAAATAGAAACCggtgtctcaactgttcattcTTGAGCAAGTAGAACTGGCAGGGGTAGACCAGAGGTAGGATGTTGTCCAGAACGTGCACCACGGCTTTGAGGTGGTGGGACTGGACCAGGATCTTCAGCAAAGCAATACCCTGGCTGCAGAACTTCTCCAAACtgtcacagaaaacacacacatacaaaaacctAATTAATAATTGGTATAAATAATTAAGCAGCTCCTTTATAACACATGTACAGTAACAATTATATTGGTATCTTGGGTGTTTTGTATCAGGTTGCAGACCTGTGGCCAGTAGTGGTCATCTGATTGGCCAGAAAGCAGCCAATGGGAATGTACGCTTTGACTGCCTTGAGCACAGGGTGCATTATGGGAATGTCCGTGACATCCGGCACCAGTGGGGCACTGGAGGGCAGAGGTTTCCAGGCGTTCTGGGGATTGCGCTCATGGTCATGGAGCTTCAGTCGCAGCACCAGATCCCAGGCCCACTGGTTGAAGGAAGCCTCAGGGGTCTGACCCAGCCTAACCACATTCGCCAGATAGGAAACCTACAGGCCACAGAGGGAAGAAGAGCAACTGCAGGTTATTATGGGGTGAACTGTTTTCATGATGATGCAGACACTGGCATGGCCACGGTTTACAAATCAGGCACCACAACAAAAAGTTTCCCCTAGTTCATTGGATCTGACAGGTTCACTGACAGGTGAATTCTGTGTACAAACCTGTTTGATGCCTTCTGAGATGATGCCCCCGTATGGTTTATCTGTGAGGTATTTCTGATAGGCTTCCACTGCTAGCAGAGCCACCTCTAAGTGCAGGGCATCCGGCAAGGCCAGACAACCactctacagacagacagacagacagacagacagacagacagacagacagacagacagacacagacacacagagataagagCCTTTAAAATCCAGAAGATCTCAATCTATTCAATCCATAAAAGGAGTCAAAACACTAAGATACTATTTTACTATTCTTAGCTGGATTAAAATTGTTGTCTCTTTGACAGCTTGGTGAGGCTTACAGGGTGGTAGCCCCAGTTGAGTCCCTCCAGGATGATGCAGGCCAGCTTGTTCTCCACGGCGGGGAGGCCGAAGTCCAGCAGCCAGGCACGGATCACCCCCACCTCACTGTCCACAGGGTTCCACAGGTGCAGCGGGAGCTCCTTAAACAGGTACAAGGACACCTGCAAACAACAAACCGCAGAGCATTTATATAAacctaaaaccttttttttttttaagctataAAGCGTTTGAAAAGCTTCTTTGAAAATTAGTCAGCATGCAAGGCCCTCTGATTGATGTCTCTGCGTGTCACTGGATTTTCTCAGCTGATCAATGATACATGGGGACAACTGTATACTCTTTATTTATGAAGCACATTAGGCTTTTTAATATGCAAGTTTCAAGGAGGCTGTTTGAACAATATTGTCTTGGGCCAGTTCTTGTTTAAAAACAGTCAATGACTAAGTACGGTCACTGATAACCATCAATCCTAGCAGTGCTTACCATGCCCACTTTATCAATAGTCTCTTCCAGACGTTCCAGCAGCACTGAGATGACATGAGGATGGGCAGCCGCTATGGCAGCCAGCAGCTCTCTCCCGACCTTAGAGAAGGTTTCTCGAGTAGCAACAGTGACATAGGCCACCTGCAATAACACAGGCAGTTCAAATATCCAACACTGAACTAGTGAATATATATGGAAAATACAGACTTGCTttcccaacagaaaaaaaagcaagtaCTTAGAATAATATTTACTTAGAAAAAAATTCCCTCATGTACGTGCAATTTACTGCATATCTAAAGTAAAGAAAGTGAAGTGAACGGTGTAAACTGAAATCCTTAAACGTTCATTCTTCTGACTCGACCTCCTTCACCTAAACGCTTGGTTACCTCATATATCTCCAGCACAATGGTCCTGACAAACTCGGGGTCGGCGTCTGTGCGCTTGGGCTGAGCCATGTGTGCAAACGTGGTGAGCAGGCAGATCCCATCTGAGCTGTTTATCCCCGAGAGCCAGCGCTCAAACTTCTCCTGGTGACTGGGCTCtgccaatgcacacacagagagagagagagagagagagagagagaaagaaagaaagagagagagagaaagaaagaaagaaagaaagaaagaaagaaagaaagagagagagagagagagagagagatagagagagagagagagagaaagagagagaaatgttattattataattaatcaGGTCTACATTTCTTGCAAATTCCTCTTTGTCTCAAGGTGCTCATGTTTTGTGGGACATCAACAAATTAAAGCCAAGGAATGAATTGCCCTACAGGGAAGATATtaatctatctttctttctttgttatttttgtcattgttaTTTTTACAGTGATATTTCTCCTAAGTGCAATACAAAATTGTGCTGTTTGAGTCATTATTTCTTTTCAGCACAgacaataaaatgtaaattatatGGAAGAAGTTTAACCAGGTGTAATGTCtttagtgtttctttttttatcattctTGCTTGAGAACACTATGGCTGCGATGTTCAAAGTGAAGCACATTGTTTCCTTTTAACAATAGTTCTTCAGGGCTTACAATATTAATCTCTGGACAAATTTCAGAGTGCCAAAAACAGCTATACTCTGATTAAAAATGTACACCTTACCAATGCCATACATCacctataaataaatacatgtaatgAAAATGCAAGATGGCTGCCTCACCTCTGAGGCCCTGGATGCAGTGCTCCACGCCCAGGCTGGAGCTGAGCCTATCCAGCCCCTCTGTTTCGGCACAGTGCATGATGTAGAAGATCTTCCACAGCATGGCGCTGGACAGCGTGCCATAGGGCATCTCCGACATGAAGAGCCAGATCCCCAACCTgccagccacagacacagagatcagCCCACAATAACTGGGTTTTGCTTCAATGAGGGGCCATCTGTTGATAGTACTGATAAGGAATAAAAGGAATCCAAATGGGCTTAGATTTGGGGTCAGAGTTTGCTGACAGTTTACTGACAAGTGGTTGATATTTGGGCTTAATTGACCATCATGTCATCCAGCTGCTGAAGTTCTGTTAAATAGCTCATGATGAGTTTGTGTACCCAACGGGGAATTAGAACATGAAGGGCCCTATTTTGACAGCGAAAATGGCTGGCTAGCGCGCCAGAGTTCAGGTCATTTGCACGTCTCCCAGGGTCTGATAAGTTCGAAGGGATGTGTtagggcattttaaaacaggtctgacaagctacaattatgtttggaacaacagaagaagcactacGGTTTATTTCTTGTGAAACTGTCCAAAACCTACTACTGCAATATTGACATGTTCTTACATTGTAAATTAGTCTGatgcattcagtttaaaggggtTGCTCGACAATACTAATGGtcagctttaaccaaacctttcactagTTAACTTAGGGCTGCCTCTGCCCACTTAGTGTCTTTGATCACACCTTTACTGCTCGCTTTATCGCTTGTGCAACAGTGCGCATGCACTGCCATTTCCGCCTGCTGTTTGTGCTGTCAAAATAGGACCCAAATTGATATCAACACCCAATTATCAACATCCAATTTGTTTTTTGTCCTACTCTCATCTCACCTCTTGGCCTTGAGGACGTGCAGCACGGCCCGCAGGAACAGGTGGTCGAACTCCACCTGCAGTTTCTCCATGGAGAAGGACTGCTCCTGCATGGTGGTCCGGCCCACTCCCGTCAGGCTGATGTACTGGGCCCAGTGATCGCTCACATAGCACAGAGTCATCCTGGAACAGAACATATCCCACTCTTAAACATCGCATTAAAATAACACTTCCAAAGGCAAGCTCATTACTGGTTCAAATGCCAGCCAGCACGTCTTGATCAATGTGCTCTTGGCGGCTGTTCAGAACATCTGCTTTATCCAAAGGGCGAGGCCAGAAGAGAAAACCAACCTGATCATGTGGCCGATGCGCTTCACAAACTGCCGGTAGCGAGCCCTGTTGTAGGTCTGCAGGCCCACAGCCAGAAGCTCAACCAGAGAGGAGGCAAAGGCGAATATCTTCATCATTTTCTGACTGGTTGTGGCCTGGGGCTGGTAGTTGCCTAAAGAGGGCAGTACAGAAcggaaagcaaaacaaaacaaaaacatgattaTATCAACCGACAGTCAAGCTGGGCGTAAAATTAATAAACAACACATTGCTTGTTGTTACAGAGAGACTGCAGTTGCTTTTTTACCTTCCGATGACATGCCCAGCAAATGTCTGAAGAGCTCATCAAAGGGAAACTGAGAGAAAAGGGCTATGAGGTCATCCTCAGACAGCAACAGCCAGCTTGTGTCTGGGTCTTCATCCTGTCAGGGGTCCAACACAGTCATGAGAAAAGCCTCCAGCTAGGTGACACCCAGTCCTCAAACCATTTTTGCTTTTCCTTCTGACTTTAGTTCGGTCGAGTAAGCACAATGTGACTTGGGAAGCTAATTCAGTCCAATTTGAAAATGAGATGGAATAGAATGGCATATCTATCCATGTAGCAAATGGTCCACAACAACTTAAGGACACACGAAGGCTGCTACAACAGTGCTTCACTGTTTTGTTATGATGTGACACTAGAACAGAAttacatgctgctgctgctgaatgcAGTTTAATAGGATTCtattctctgtccttctctgtatACCAGATATTTTTACGTTAAAGTAAAAACAAACCCTGTTCCAACCCTGCTTACAATATAAAttgtacattttatattttatgcATCACCACTGAAGTCTTCTGTGTTCTACTCCACACTGTACAAGATTTCCAGTTAACACGACTAATGTGAGGCTGTCCGATGTGGGGTTGCCctacctcctctccaccctcatcCACCAGGGTCCAGTTCCCAGAGGCCGGGCCAGAGAGGCTGGCATGGGGGGACTTGGTCTCACACGGCTTCATGTGACAAAGGAAGTCTGCGCGGTTCCTGTGGTGACAAAAGGCCAGATTGGCCGGATTATTCCTGACATGTGACATTCTGTGTGTACATCACCCGTCCCCCAATATATCAAGGTCCTGGATGACTAGCTTATCCTCACCTGACCGGAGACATCAGTATGGCCAGAGCCTGCATGAAGTGATACACTCCAGAGGGATTTTCCAGCACTTTAATCTGTGAAAAAGATGGGACTTATGTAACATACTGTGTGTATCTCATGTAACATTCAGTTTCTTTGCACAAATAATTCACTGTTAGTCTGCATTCCCTATACTGTGTATACATATGACAGACTTCAGTAATCAGGCAATAATGGTATAGTTAACTATCTAAAAACCACCACATCCTAATTTCTACATTTTTTGTCATAAACAGTAGAAATACATTGGCCATACGATTATTACGGGCCAAGCCCAAAGTGAAGTTATCCTCACCTGTAGAAAGGGCACTGCCCACTTCCCAACTCCAGAGGCACAGCAGAGCAGGTGGTTGAGGAGATAAAGATGCTCCCCATCTGCGCCCACCCTGTGCAGGACCGACACCTACACAAGCAAAATGAGTATTTCATTCCAAGTCTCTAGCATCACAGGCTTATCCTCCTATTAGGGCACACTAAGCAGATATCAGCGTAGAGCAGAGTTTCAGTGGTGCCCTGGAAATCTGTGAGAGGATTAGTTAGTTGTTTACTTGTGCAATGGAATAAGCAGGGGACACTGGCAAATGTGGTGTGCTCTGAGTTCATATAAGAATGTATTCACAACAATGGTTTCCCTGCTCTAGAAATGGATTAGCCTTTAAGTAGCAAAAAGAAGATGGCTACTTGTTGTGTTTCTGAAAGCTACTTGTGATGCATTAGAAGACAAATTAGTAGCCATTAGTAGAGTCAAAACTGATATTGGTATTTACCAGTTTTTGTAGCCAAaggtgtatgtctgtctgaaaTTGTGAGTCGTCAAGCACCCTGCGAGTGAAACTGAACAGCACACTGATGCTCTCCTTCAGGGGTCTCAGGGAGGATGGCTGTGATGTTCCACTGGGACAGGCTGAAGAGAACAACACCAGGTCACTGACAATTACTTAAGATCGTAAAGGATATCTACAACTGCTACAAACAGCCTTTAACCCAAACATGGGCAAGGACCATCTTGTTATGAGCAAAAACAAACTTTGTTCAGTTCAGTGCAAAACCATCAATATGAataccaccaccacaacccctCCACCCTTCAGTCCTCTGTGGACTTGCCTGAGCTTGTTTCCTGCACAGCCACGTTCCTGGTGATGGGGTTGCTGCTGAGCAGCAGGTACAGGTAGGACTCCACCTGCAGGCGAGACAGGATGGTGGTATAGGAGTGCAGGGCCACGGTCTGGTGTAGCAGCTCCGCCTTGGCCTCGAACTGGTGCCTGAGCTCGGCCACCACTGCCTCGCTAAGATCCACCTTCTGGAAGCGGTGGTAACCGCACACCTTGGCctggtcagcacacacacccttgtagagaataaaaagagagatATATAAATTGAATTTGGTGGAGAAGGAAAAATGAGGAAAGCCAactaagtaaaaaaaacatcctgtttCCATAAGGTGATAAATGCCATTTAATACGTTTATGTCATGATATATGTGATTTCTGAAAGCACACTTTCAGCACTTAATGACGATTAAACCAGTATGCTTGAGTGACATCAAAGCAAGACGtttaaacatacaaacaaacaaacaattccaTCAAATTAAATGTTAGACTTGATTGTGGCATACACTGTGGATCTCCCTTGtccctccttcttcctcacCTGCAGGGTGAGCTGCTCATCCTTGAAGCTCCACAGTCGGTTCTGCGTGCTCTTGCAGTCAGAGTTGGCTGCCTGCAGCTCCGTCTGTGCCTGCGTCAGCTGCTTGCGACAGCGCCAGTAGTTGAGCAGCATTTCATGCAGCTCGTGGCCCTCCTGGTGTGCCAGGCCCCCGAACTCGGCCACGTGGACCTCCACATTCTCGAGCCAGGAGCCCGGCTCCCACAGCCGCAGCTGCTTGCTGGTGAAGGCCTGGACCGTGGCACTGCACAGTGACCTGGGTAGCTCCGGATACAGCCTTTGCCGCGGGGGCTTCTGCACCTCGACGACGTCCACCGGGACCAAGCTGGGGGCGGAGGCCTCCTGCTCAGTCAGGGAAAGCACGGCCGGGTCCCTCAGCTGAGGGCCGCTCAGGATGCTGGCGACGGCCTGCAGGGAGGCGCCCACCACCAGCTCTGAGC
Encoded here:
- the epg5 gene encoding ectopic P granules protein 5 homolog; the encoded protein is MAEAVRPKKAKSKTTGKSQEKKQKHIESVRKAPDHAGLCDKASAPECPALPNGLDFIDIPLSLPSEVSSPEPPDLSQASSTALTQEDHVTDQEIGTSSSKTAESLPVSENTEKERTKHKDASEPQDIKEDQSLAQTKHRHNDWTLLESAAQISSVPALYPILPSPSMDAPQLSTMLSDSSELVVGASLQAVASILSGPQLRDPAVLSLTEQEASAPSLVPVDVVEVQKPPRQRLYPELPRSLCSATVQAFTSKQLRLWEPGSWLENVEVHVAEFGGLAHQEGHELHEMLLNYWRCRKQLTQAQTELQAANSDCKSTQNRLWSFKDEQLTLQGVCADQAKVCGYHRFQKVDLSEAVVAELRHQFEAKAELLHQTVALHSYTTILSRLQVESYLYLLLSSNPITRNVAVQETSSACPSGTSQPSSLRPLKESISVLFSFTRRVLDDSQFQTDIHLWLQKLVSVLHRVGADGEHLYLLNHLLCCASGVGKWAVPFLQIKVLENPSGVYHFMQALAILMSPVRNRADFLCHMKPCETKSPHASLSGPASGNWTLVDEGGEEDEDPDTSWLLLSEDDLIALFSQFPFDELFRHLLGMSSEGNYQPQATTSQKMMKIFAFASSLVELLAVGLQTYNRARYRQFVKRIGHMIRMTLCYVSDHWAQYISLTGVGRTTMQEQSFSMEKLQVEFDHLFLRAVLHVLKAKRLGIWLFMSEMPYGTLSSAMLWKIFYIMHCAETEGLDRLSSSLGVEHCIQGLREPSHQEKFERWLSGINSSDGICLLTTFAHMAQPKRTDADPEFVRTIVLEIYEVAYVTVATRETFSKVGRELLAAIAAAHPHVISVLLERLEETIDKVGMVSLYLFKELPLHLWNPVDSEVGVIRAWLLDFGLPAVENKLACIILEGLNWGYHPSGCLALPDALHLEVALLAVEAYQKYLTDKPYGGIISEGIKQVSYLANVVRLGQTPEASFNQWAWDLVLRLKLHDHERNPQNAWKPLPSSAPLVPDVTDIPIMHPVLKAVKAYIPIGCFLANQMTTTGHSLEKFCSQGIALLKILVQSHHLKAVVHVLDNILPLVYPCQFYLLKNEQFLSCLQMFLQLDSGTPQGVTQQVTHKVAQHLIGTSHGENIKLLNSVIQVHILESSRAGRVGAAAVLEFWVQVLTEQNVWYRDKTVLYLLDHLSRAAFLHQHEECLQKILYQQHKNALGYHGDKGLLSSLMGWIVAGNVTPSFIEGNAMTEEVWFAWLVLNMETIFEEDSQLRRCVEHELLSSPAIHPDQALKKAQVRLKIHVVPSLQRMMVYRWAQQALATPADHPLLPLVWQRFLQLYLRQPGPEFGLEAKGCIGKRYFHTSAHVSLLKDLAQRLVEVSDFHHAASKALKVPRSPSEGLGDGESLPGTPITQCMTSPELHIELVRLFGVFAMWLDDENLQNREVYLPSLPKQYDAHKLAKIMQRQQEVWMEYVNIERVQHELNEVLSLWQKVKDEPSFLHATSNSIFTDFINPQAARERILTNLRKHNATQAALAVVPMRAPVPDVPTTCLSDEAASSALLHEALTKLQHQARLAALRETQQVALDSELLELLPQLYCNREEQHSMQLECKGKGGNPCQGPAHVSAKYEGMHLQEPIQTQIQSLKSDIKQLQADAIKPPPQSVAEAAVHTENFITALVNALKLHPSPAVQRVGIAAFYQVVSFVCEDTLRHPPTRQFFSYSVEILGQMFIQGTQTECRRILKTILQNPRLCNLLSPFFTPNASPAELVLLYEEVVNALHADSGDVIFMLLTKFDLSQWLSGAQPAFPERSRLLELIHLALGACGLEPEPEVQMPFNLFCAHWTRLLRHQFPDHYSDFLRLLMQSSSEQLLSPECWRSSLRALGCSPHPPRKKTAKASTSSSTSSPSTAGSGPASIYLSPQQVDETIEWLSNYFLKLRLSKGDFRSFGLLSKWAPYIEEVKAFLGYLVNYIINQEVNNCAKEPLGSARLLNILQDLQSKMAKLFKPWILVLDTDDASNPRCYPWLESDTVIATGLVALYAQLTDTLHEKFKDRLMPGQRGALWLHLMHYCKSCTSPKMPEYLLYAYHSEYGHLLWRDLLPDQALMSQFFNVERGSPKSCFLFMGGLLCEVNWVSVLSEALGPQPSPEAKTMVVYLLYMMVFLAKEDHLLSKPESPLLNLLGQSSSLPWDLVDHSSYENVTGYVNTHYPSSLILSHDASSQQVVKLLKMAAGFGPSLEGKQHGDMTAKCQAFLRLMVRFLTALDQNGNISLASLEVEMEKLLECIVVFNPPETDPQQRHMATCSLFAELLTLLNGASVSTAEGLGAKLHSWVEKRARGPLVLPLLTAACHCLASVRHMARATEACIHSYFADGGCPDQYSGWGPILVSLQVPELTVEDFLQESLSLGSFLTLYVYVLQRLNLEQTVMNEKKTLALLNNWLNQVFPSGPADEAKLFLWWHKALQLIQVQVEQGDGCALDYLILTLQGFQARLALLGEERLNSGILGAIGLGRKSPLSSRFRVVARSMSAFLLVQVPSENQLRIQPSPSLPLSPKAQQALAVLESMSANKQYAELQEAVDQACQFIKYPGHCLRDINRLLAVLINSLYKDMNYLDIIR